The genomic window AGGCGAGGGCGAGCACGTCATCGACCACCGATGCCCCGAGAATGATCGGGGTAATGCGCTGTTCGCTGAGCTCAAGATCATGCAGCACCCGGGCACTGACGGCAATAGCTGTGATGGACAGTCCGAGGGCGATAAACAGGCTGTGTTCGCGAGTCATCCCGAAGATCATGCAGGCAAGGTAGGCGACGATAAATGGAATCAGAAAACCGGAGATGCCAACGGCAAAGGATTGTCGTCGGTATTTGTTGAGATCGAGCGGGTTGGTTTCGAGCCCGGCATAGAACATCAGGAAGAAGACGCCGAGGTCGGAGAGAATGTTCAGCATCTCGTTCGGATAGATCAGGCCGAGAAAGGCCGGGCCGAAGATAATGCCGGCGGTCAGTTCGCCAAGGATCGGCGGCTGGTGGATGGCGCGGCAGAGCACGCCGGTGGTCCAGATGATGACCATCAGCATCAGCAGGTTGAGCGTCGGGTTGTTCTGCGTCATCTGCGCGATGACACCGAGAATGCCTTCCATATCTCAATCCTGTGTCGATGACAGCGGTAATCTTAGCGACCGTTAATATTCTATCATAATTATTTGATTGGGAAAGTCGGGGCTACAAACGAAAAAAAGCCCCGGTTTTCACCGGAGCCTTTATCAAATTGGTGGAGGTGGCGGGAATCGAACCCGCGTCCGAAAATCTTTCACGTCAAGCGTCTACATGCGTAGTTCGTGTATTGCTTAACCCATATGGACTCCCACGAACAGGATTCCTTATGGGGGAGTCTGCTAAAGTTTCGCCTCAATGGCGCAGACAGACAATGAGACTAGCCCGCTTCTTAGCGTCTCATGCCCGACACGGGCGATCAGTCATGAGACGTGACTACTTAATTAAGCAGCCAGTGCGTATTGTACGTCGTTGTCGGCGTTTATACGTGTTTGGGCTTTTTAACGGAGCCTGCCCACTCCGGCATGCAACAAGCGCTTCCGATCCCCGTCGAAACCAGTGCACCCCCGAATTGTCAAAGATCTATTTGTATTATCGCACTCCTGACGATGTAAACCAAGGGTGAAAATATAGAAAATTATTCTTGATGATAAATAATCCGACGCCCGCTCTTTTCTGCACCTCAGTTCATCAGGTAAACCTTAAGTGCAACTTTAACGGAGAGGCGTTGAGATGGAGAGAGGGTAAGAAGATGGAATAATTGATAAATGGCAAATATCCGGAAAATAGTTGTTTTTTGCCAATGTATTGATAGCGTTACGCGTATGAAATGGTTTGTTTCAATGTCATCTTGACCCGGGCCGTCGTCTGAAGAGAATTATAATCAAATGTTCACGAAATGGGATGTATGACTTGAATTGTTTTGGTTTTCTCTCCATCTCTCCGTTAAAAAAAGGTTTGGTATAAAGTCATTTGAGCATTGTGCTACGACCACATAAACCAGTTCCATCCATTACCTTCAATGTCCGAAACGGGATGTCTGCGGAATCAGTGCGCGGTAATCGTCGTAGGTCAGCGCGGTCTCCCAGTGGCCGGTTAGCATGCCGAAGCAGACGCCGGCGGTGAAAATCAGCAGAACGAACAGGGCGAACCCCCAACCGGGAATCGTCCTGTTCGGTTTCGACAATCCGATATCGAGGGCTCCCGGAGCCGGACAGCTGCCGACACAGGTGAGGCAGGCGGTGCATTCGGGCGAGTGGACCGTTGTTTTGTGTTGAACATCGATCAGGGCCGGGCAGGCCTTGCTGCAGGTCCCGCAGTTGATGCAGGTCGAATGGTTGCGGCGGATCTTGAGCGGGCTGAGCATACTGAACAGGCCGAGCAGGGCCCCGTAAGGGCAGAGATAGCGGCACCAGACGTTTTTATAGAAAACCGAAAGCAGGGACAACAGGGTGATCACGATGATGCTGGTGGTCGAAGGTGCGGTGAAGAAGTGCAGCATCTTGATATCGGCGATCGCCCAGTAGGGAGCGTTGAGAAAGCCTTGCACGGCTAGAACCGGCATGTCGATCAGGATGGTCTTGATAAAGAAGAACAGCAGCGCGTACCTGGTGAAGCTCAGGGTCAGATCGAGCCATCGCCAGATGCGGAAATTGCGGCCGAAGAGCTTGCGCCCGACCTTCCACAAACCCTCTTCGAGGGTGCCGACCGGGCAGAGCCACGAGCAGAACGACTTCTTCGCCAGCAGCGCCATCGCCACGAAGGTAAGAAGCAAAACCAGGGCGGCCGGGTGGACGGGGTCGATTTGGCCGCTGCTGATCCAGTTTTTAAAGCTGACCAGGGCGCCGATCGGCAAAAAGCCCTCGACCCCCGGCGGTCGTCCGTAGTAGGCGGTCTGGCCGAAGCTTTCGAAGTGGCTGACGAACAGGCCGAACTGGATGCCGAGGAAGATGCACCAGGCGAGGAAGGCCCACTGTACGATCAGGCGGATGGTGGTGATGGCGGGAATTTTCTGCTTCATGGTTGCCGGTTATACACGAGGTTGCGAAAGAAAGAAATGATCAAGGTCAAAAACCTGGAAGTCAGAGACGATTTCACGGAGAGTCGCCGAGGGTAAGACGGAGGTATAACTTGAAGTAAACAAATCTAAGTGGCTGTGAAAATGGACTTTTATCCGATTACAAACCCTGAAGGCAATGTTATGGCAGGACTCCGTGCGCAAAGACCAGGAGAAATGCAGGGGCAAACAGAAGTAAACGCAAAGACTGATGGTTGAAGATTTGTGAGGCTTGCCTTTGTTTTGCTGAACTCTGCGGCTTCAACTGCGTCTCCGTGTTGAAAAAGGAATTGCATTTTGTGCAGCTATCCTTGAGTTTCCGGCCAGTCTCGCATATAAATATACGGTATGGACTGGTCGGTTTATATCCTCCGCTGCGCAGATGGTTCCTACTACACCGGGCACACCAAAGATGTAGCAAAGCGTCTTGCTGTGCATAACTCCAGCAAGGGAGCCAAATACACCCGCTCAAGGCAGCCATGCGAAGTCATCTTCACCGAACAGCATGCGACGAAAAGTGCGGCTCTCAAAAGAGAATGCCAGATCAAGAGCTGGAGCCGCTCGAAAAAGCAGGCCCTGATTGATGGCAAATGAAGCCCGGCGCTGTCTGTTCCGGTCCGTCGTTGTGAATTGATAATCCCGATAAAGCAATCGCCTTTATTAGCCTGTCCTAATAAAGGCGGCGAATAAAGCTTCTGCCGCCTTTACATCCTCAATCCAGCCATGCGAGAATAAGTTTGATTTCACGATAAAGGCAAAACCGGTGCAAACCGGTGACGCAAAGCCGCGGGCCCCTCCGGGGTAGCCGGGCCGCCGAAGAAAGCAATTCATGCCCCATTTCATCCATCTTGGTGGTACTGAACCTGCCTTCGCTTGAAGATGGTTTTCTTGTGACGTTCACCGTCCCGATTCCCATTCTTCAGATAATCCTTTTTTGAGGAATGAATCATGTCCAGCCGGCGTATCCGCTTCATGTTTGAATACCTGCTCTATCGTCAGCTCACCCTGGCCGCGGCCATACTGCCGCGACCGGTCGCTATGCTGTTCGGCGGCCTGGTCGGTCGGGTCTGTTCAGTTTTGGCCGGCAGCCGGCGGCGGCTCTCCGAGCAGAACATGCAGCGGGCCCTGCCGGAGTTAAGCCGGCACCAGGTCAAGACCGAAATACGGCAGATGTTCCGTCATCTCGGCATCCTCGCCATGGATGTCCTGGCCTTCAGGCGGTTCCACGAAGAGCCCGATCTCGACCGCTATTTCGAATTTGAAAACCTCGAATCTCTCGAGCAAGCCCACGCCCACGGCAAAGGGGTCCTGGTCCTGACGGCCCACCTCGGAAACTGGGAGGCCGGTTCCTGCTTTTTGCCACGTCTCGGTTATCCGACCTGCTTTATCGCCAAGAAGCTGAAGAACCCGCGGATGAATGCCTTTATCCGGGCGAACCGGGAACAGGGCGGTGCCGAGATGATTGATGCCAAAAAAGGGGCGCGGCGGATCCTGAAAGCCCTGGCCGACGGCAAGGTCGTTTGTGTTCTGCTCGATCAGCACCATCGCGAGGGGGTCCTGACCGAGTTTTTCAACAGGCCGGTCCTGACCTCGCCGATGCTGGTCCAGCTGGCGATGAAGTCGGGCGCTCCGATCCTGCCGGCTTTTACCCTGCGGGCCGATGATCACCGCTATCACACCTGTTTCGCAGATGCCTTCGAGGTGGAGCCGAATTCCGATCCCGAGCTCATCCGTCGGCAGACCCAGCTCTGCAATGATTATATCGAAGAGGCGGTACGGAAAAAGCCGTCGCAGTGGTTCTGGCTGCACAACCGGTGGCGGGTCGATGCCCCGGCAACCGCGACCATGAAACTCCGATCGCCCGAGGCCAATATCAGCCCGGTGCCGGCGATATCCAAGCTGAAGCAAGAATCGTCAGGTTAATTTTAACGATGCCGGTTCCGGCAGCATCCGGGGCCGTTGTCAGATTGCATGTTCCGAATTGACCGGTTCCGGTTTTGCGAGTTCTAGCGGCAGCAACCGTTCGATTCGTTCAATACACGAGCAGTGGGTCGGTCTTGTTTCTGCACGTTCACCATTCCGCACCTCAACATCAAAATCGACCAGAACCGGCCGGTGATCAGAATAGCGGATGTCCGGCACCTGGAACTTCCTGATACTGATCCCCTTGCTGTAGAGGATAAAATCGAGGTGTCGCTGCGGGTTGCTGCTCGGGTAGGTCGGCAGCCTCTGCCGATTGGCGTTGCGCAGGCCGGTTGCCGCGAGGAATATCTCGATCTCTTTTTCGCCCCACAGCATATTAAAGTCACCGGCGACAATACAGGGCAGCTTGCTCTGCTTGACGATCTGGTAGAGGGCGTTGAGCTGCAGGTGGCGTGCCTTCGCCCCCAGGGAGAGGTGCACCAGGTAGACAATCACATGCTGCATCTCCAGTTCAATCACCAGCCGTTTCATCCCTTTGTTGAAGAAATGAAAGGTCTCATCGCGAATCCGGTCGCGGGCGAGAAAGGCGTTGCCCTGCTTTTTCAGAACCGGGACGTGCCGCCATAGTGAATCCTGCCCGTATTTAACCGAGTAGGAATGGTAGTGGCCAAGTTCGCTGGCCAGCAGTTCGGCCTGGTTTTTGCCGCCGCTGCGGTAAGAGCCGTGGTCAACCTCGACCAGGCCGACCAGGTCAGGTTCTGCGGCACTCAGGAAATCGGCGATCCGCTGCAGGTTCTTGCCTGATGAGCTGGCCGATCGGTGGAAGCTCGGTCCGGTTGCGTAGCGCATATTGTAGAGAATGAATCGCATCCAGCCCTCCTGTCACTATTTAATCACGTTCATTCGCAAATACAACGATGCGCTGCCGCTGCCGATTGTGTCATGACACACTTTGCATGTTTCACCCCTGCGATGTGTGACACACGAGTGCGCCGCCTTGTGCCAAGGAGGATCACTGC from Desulfuromonas sp. includes these protein-coding regions:
- a CDS encoding 4Fe-4S binding protein: MKQKIPAITTIRLIVQWAFLAWCIFLGIQFGLFVSHFESFGQTAYYGRPPGVEGFLPIGALVSFKNWISSGQIDPVHPAALVLLLTFVAMALLAKKSFCSWLCPVGTLEEGLWKVGRKLFGRNFRIWRWLDLTLSFTRYALLFFFIKTILIDMPVLAVQGFLNAPYWAIADIKMLHFFTAPSTTSIIVITLLSLLSVFYKNVWCRYLCPYGALLGLFSMLSPLKIRRNHSTCINCGTCSKACPALIDVQHKTTVHSPECTACLTCVGSCPAPGALDIGLSKPNRTIPGWGFALFVLLIFTAGVCFGMLTGHWETALTYDDYRALIPQTSRFGH
- a CDS encoding endonuclease, producing the protein MRFILYNMRYATGPSFHRSASSSGKNLQRIADFLSAAEPDLVGLVEVDHGSYRSGGKNQAELLASELGHYHSYSVKYGQDSLWRHVPVLKKQGNAFLARDRIRDETFHFFNKGMKRLVIELEMQHVIVYLVHLSLGAKARHLQLNALYQIVKQSKLPCIVAGDFNMLWGEKEIEIFLAATGLRNANRQRLPTYPSSNPQRHLDFILYSKGISIRKFQVPDIRYSDHRPVLVDFDVEVRNGERAETRPTHCSCIERIERLLPLELAKPEPVNSEHAI